A single region of the Ornithorhynchus anatinus isolate Pmale09 chromosome 6, mOrnAna1.pri.v4, whole genome shotgun sequence genome encodes:
- the FRMPD3 gene encoding FERM and PDZ domain-containing protein 3 isoform X3 yields the protein MLKKESLLLIPNVLKVFLENGQIKSFTFDSRTTVKDVMVTLQDRLSLRHIEHFALVLEYSGPEESQKFLLLQDKQPLAHVVQRTHYQGMRCLFRVSFFPKDPVELLRRDPAAFEYLYIQSRNDVIRERFGTDPKPETLLGLSALHIYITVSATRPSQKVSLKNVEKEWGLEPFLPPSLLQSIKEKRLRKSLSQQLQAHQAQAPSCGGHKASATQAKLQYLRTLNEVPTFAGVLFNTVGLDEKQPATTLLVGPRHGISHVIDLKTNLTTVLSEFSKVSKIQLFRENQGVARVETSILDAKPLVLLMEWPEATNFACLIAGYCRLLLDSKKMIFSKPTSQPPVPPVPPVIKADYLHGALRPPSGGPGGQKESGHVGGGGSSPRKPSPQAPSPANSELVSFCYLHMREQRKERESRTDVNENLIFFEGTRPRTKSDPTPKSSGRGCDRATSGPDPDGPGWEPWASRARAHTLDSHLCPEALHLYCESCKAEIKSRLVSRRGQGGGRGGPSRDNTVDLTSLPPPGSEEEDEDEGGEEEEEEDESTALLPALAAPPPGFRDNSSDEDDPKRRAAQGREPGRRLRDEIPVTLIDSVQTRTVRDHARELDDALVSTLQALEALAASEDCPHPPPQQTAGLIVLAAITPESSLDSGHETNSSELTDVSEMMSAMKQHQNAAYFLAQHINKEGLLARRDLPFRIQSCAAQTLLASPYPLGHQDPSPALKPALPKESPSPAGHRRHEEQQRREQRYALALQRVLSPGPHPPQEGKGPGHPMSALGPERGSGPQEVKLSPKRVLSPTGPAVPPAGTQHFAHSRGLPSPGLAMASAPRDERRLGSGGPPKTVQVKGSLGPVDPSENFPQPPQQPPRQPPQQSPRRPPQQSPRRPPQQSPRQPPPQPPPQPPRQPPAQPPRQPPPQPPQQSQQHRAPEASPSPKAPLGLRTDGAVHLSPGEDGPASLLCPPQSGGRVLVGKGTGGEGEGRAGVGSPRPAPQKPGTPATEPGAVGEEPRASCRRVSTMPGRMAPEKAPDGPRPDPGPDPGPDPARPKGPRAPFRLRSLFSATFPARLRRETDERQAQLRKVKQYELEFLEELLKPRGLEEQAASHLLRPAGPGRCTCQLRCSPVQQVPGVSREQRRSCDCKRLCRGGRPPQPPPQPPPQPPQPGPPEGRAGQPARARSLGRPGERDRPGRQDRRARSSSPEPRSPESCLATCAPRGECVAAPHYRKLLRRCSLSEPDQGDRASLTSDVYQQPLPPEDEDGAVPGPKPPRASPLPDEAGGEPGPGQPPDEAREGDRCCSIRACFSSRKGDGTDDPDAVAGDGKDEPAFALPAQVPPAGPRGDRAGPGASRTLQPLAAATCRSPEPGRTQEIDLRTATLESSLAKIGALRGRAYALPDGFRAAQLDTGELLTVLRQCVAGPGPPRDRAPHRGSQLAACKQDLALKFKEFRAACRRVAAVDKSPTRMLAAITGSFQVLSGLVETFVRLVHAVRSEAQRQALLAKVEEVARNYTSLLRAAEDSTIRTLGQQRLAAAGPAPPGHPPPSLPPTTMGSLTHSLKTLINK from the exons ATGCTGAAGAAGGAGTCTCTCCTCCTCATTCCCAACGTCCTCAAGGTTTTCCTGGAGAATGGACAGATCAAGTCCTTCACGTTTGACAGCCGAACCACGGTCAAG GACGTGATGGTGACTCTGCAGGACCGCCTCTCCCTGAGGCACATTGAGCACTTTGCCCTGGTGCTGGAGTACTCCGGCCCAGAGGAGAGCCAAAAGTTCCTGCTACTCCAGGACAagcagcccctggcccac GTGGTGCAGCGGACCCACTACCAGGGCATGAGATGCCTGTTCCGGGTGAGCTTCTTCCCCAAGGACCCCGTGGAGCTGCTGCGCCGGGACCCTGCTGCCTTCGAGTACCTCTACATCCAG agcCGGAACGACGTGATCCGAGAACGTTTTGGGACAGACCCCAAGCCGGAAACGCTGCTGGGCCTCTCCGCCCTCCACATCTACATCACCGTCTCAGCTACCAGGCCCAGCCAGAAGGTCTCTCTCAAGAACGTAGA GAAGGAGTGGGGTCTGgagcccttcctgcctccctccctcctgcagagcatcaaagagaaacggctccggaaatccctctctcagcaACTGCAGGCacaccaggcccaggctcccaGCTGCGGGGGCCACAAG GCCTCAGCCACCCAGGCGAAGCTCCAATACCTGAGGACTCTGAACGAAGTCCCCACCTTTGCTGGAGTTCTGTTCAACACTGTGGGGCTG gatgagaagcagccgGCCACCACGCTGCTGGTGGGGCCCCGACATGGCATCAGCCACGTCATTGACCTGAAGACCAACCTGACCACGGTGCTGTCCGAGTTCAGCAAGGTCAGCAAGATCCAGTTGTTTCGGGAGAACCAGGGTGTGGCCCGTGTGGAGACTAGCATCCTGGATGCCAAG cctctggTGTTGCTGATGGAGTGGCCAGAAGCCACCAACTTCGCCTGCCTGATCGCCGGATACTGTCGTCTCCTGCTGGACTCCAAGAAGATGATCTTCTCCAAGCCCACCAGTCAGCCCCCCGTGCCCCCGGTGCCCCCAGTGATCAAGGCAG ATTACCTGCACGGGGCCCTCCGCCCCCCatctgggggtcctggggggcagaaggagagcGGGCACGTGGGCGGCGGGGGCTCCAGCCCCAGGAAGCCGAGCCCCCAGGCCCCTTCACCGGCCAACTCTGAGCTGGTCAGTTTCTGCTACCTCCACATgcgggagcagaggaaggagagggagagccggACGGATGTCAACGAGAACCTGATCTTCTTTGAGGGGACGAGACCCCGTACCAAGTCGGACCCGACCCCCAAAAGCTCCGGGAGGGGCTGTGACAGGGCGAcctccggccccgaccccgacggGCCGGGCTGGGAGCCGTGGgccagccgggcccgggcccacaCCCTGGACAGCCACCTGTGCCCAGAGGCCCTGCACTTGTACTGCGAGTCCTGCAAGGCCGAGATCAAGAGCCGCCTGGTCTCCCGCCGGGGTCAGGGCGGCGGACGCGGGGGGCCCTCCCGCGACAACACGGTGgatctgacctccctccctcccccgggcagtgaggaggaggatgaggatgagggcggcgaggaggaggaggaggaggacgagagcaCGGCGCTGCTTCCCGCCCTGGCCGCCCCACCCCCGGGCTTCCGTGACAACAGCTCGGACGAGGACGACCCCAAGCGCCGGGCGGCCCagggccgggagccgggccggCGCCTGCGGGATGAGATCCCGGTCACTCTGATCGACAGCGTGCAGACCCGGACGGTCCGGGATCACGCCCGGGAGCTGGACGACGCCCTGGTGTCAACCCTGCAGGCCCTGGAAGCCCTGGCAGCTTCGGAGGACTGCCCGCACCCTCCACCCCAGCAGACAGCAG GTCTGATCGTTCTGGCCGCCATCACCCCCGAGTCATCGCTGGACTCTGGCCACGAAACCAACTCCTCGGAGCTGACGGATGTGTCGGAGATGATGTCGGCCATGAAACAGCACCAGAACGCGGCCTACTTCCTGGCCCAGCACATCAACAAGGAGGGTCTTCTGGCCCGGCGGGACCTACCCTTCCGCATCCAGAGCTGCGCGGCCCAGACCCTGCTCGCCTCCCCCTACCCGCTCGGCCACCAGGACCCCAGCCCGGCCCTCAAACCGGCCTTGCCCAAGGAGAGCCCCAGCCCGGCGGGCCACCGGAGACACGAGGAGCAGCAGCGGCGGGAGCAGCGTTACGCGCTGGCTTTGCAGCGCGTCCTCTCCCCGGGGCCACACCCTCCGCAAGAGGGGAAAGGTCCGGGTCACCCCATGTCTGCCCTGGGTCCGGAGCGGGGCTCGGGACCCCAGGAAGTGAAGCTGAGCCCCAAGCGGGTGCTGAGCCCCACGGGTCCGGCCGTCCCCCCGGCAGGCACGCAGCACTTTGCCCACAGCAGGGGCCTGCCATCCCCGGGGCTGGCCATGGCTAGCGCACCCAGGGACGAGAGAAGGCTGGGTTCTGGCGGCCCCCCCAAGACCGTCCAGGTGAAGGGGAGTCTGGGCCCGGTCGACCCCTCTGAGAactttccccagccccctcagCAGCCTCCGCGACAGCCTCCGCAACAGTCTCCGCGGCGGCCTCCGCAACAGTCTCCGCGGCGGCCTCCGCAACAGTCTCCCCGGCAGCCTCCCCCGCAGCCTCCGCCGCAACCTCCACGGCAGCCTCCGGCCCAGCCTCCACGGCAGCCGCCGCCACAGCCTCCGCAACAGTCGCAGCAGCATCGTGCTCCCGAGGCTTCTCCAAGCCCCAAAGCCCCACTGGGCCTCCGGACGGATGGCGCTGTCCACCTCTCCCCGGGGGAGGATGGGCCggcctcccttctctgtccaccGCAGTCTGGGGGCCGGGTCCTGGTCGGGAAGGGGAcgggcggggagggcgaggggagggcgggggtcggcagcccccgccccgccccgcagaAGCCCGGGACCCCGGCGACCGAGCCGGGGGCCGTCGGGGAGGAGCCCCGGGCCTCCTGCCGGAGGGTGAGCACGATGCCCGGCCGGATGGCGCCGGAGAAGGCGCCCGACGGCCCCCGGCCAGACCCGGGGCCGGACCCGGGACCGGACCCGGCCAGGCCCAAGGGCCCCCGGGCGCCGTTCCGGCTGCGGAGCCTGTTCTCGGCCACGTTCCCGGCCCGACTGCGGAGAGAGACGGACGAGCGGCAGGCGCAGCTGCGGAAGGTGAAGCAGTATGAGCTGGAGTTCCTGGAGGAGCTGCTCAAGCCTCGAGGCCTGGAGGAACAGGCGGCCTCCCACCTCCTGcgccccgccggcccgggccgcTGCACCTGCCAGCTGCGCTGCAGCCCGGTGCAGCAGGTGCCCGGCGTGTCCCGGGAGCAGCGGCGCAGCTGCGACTGCAAGAGGCTCTGCCGAGGGGGCAGGCCGCCGCAGCCTCCGCCGCAGCCTCcgccgcagcccccgcagcccggTCCGCCAGAGGGGCGTGCGGGGCAgcccgcccgggcccggagcCTCGGCCGGCCCGGGGAGCGGGACCGGCCCGGGCGACAGGACCGGCGTGCCCGCTCCAGCAGCCCGGAGCCTCGGAGCCCGGAGTCCTGCCTGGCCACGTGCGCCCCACGCGGCGAGTGCGTGGCCGCCCCGCACTACCGGAAGCTGCTGCGCCGCTGCAGCCTCAGCGAGCCGGACCAGGGCGACCGGGCCTCCCTGACCTCCGACGTGTACCAGCAACCGCTGCCCCCCGAGGACGAGGACGGGGCCGTCCCGGGGCCCAAACCGCCCAGGGCCTCCCCGCTGCCGGACGAGGCCGGCGGCGAGCCGGGCCCCGGACAGCCGCCGGACGAGGCCCGGGAGGGCGATCGCTGCTGCTCCATCCGCGCCTGCTTCTCCTCCCGTAAGGGCGACGGGACCGACGACCCCGACGCCGTGGCCGGCGACGGGAAGGACGAGCCGGCCTTCGCCCTCCCCGCGCAGGTCCCGCCCGCCGGGCCGAGGGGCgaccgggcggggcccggggccagccGGACCCTGCAGCCGTTGGCCGCCGCCACCTGCCGCAGCCCCGAGCCCGGACGCACGCAGGAGATCGACCTGAGGACGGCGACCCTGGAGAGCAGCCTGGCCAAGATCGGCGCCCTGCGGGGTCGCGCCTACGCCCTGCCCGACGGCTTCCGGGCCGCACAGCTGGACACCGGCGAGCTGCTGACCGTGCTGCGCCAGTGcgtggccgggcccgggcccccgaggGACCGGGCGCCGCACCGGGGCTCGCAGCTGGCCGCCTGCAAGCAGGACCTGGCCCTCAAGTTCAAGGAGTTCCGGGCCGCCTGCCGCCGGGTGGCCGCGGTGGACAAGAGCCCCACGCGGATGCTGGCGGCCATCACGGGCAGCTTCCAGGTGCTCAGCGGCCTGGTGGAGACCTTCGTCCGGCTGGTGCACGCCGTGCGGTCCGAGGCCCAACGCCAGGCCCTGCTGGccaaggtggaggaggtggccagGAACTACACTTCCCTGCTGCGGGCGGCCGAGGACTCCACCATCCGGACCCTGGGTCAGCAGCGCTTGGccgccgcgggccccgccccgcccggccaccCGCCACCCAGCCTCCCGCCTACTACGATGGGCTCGCTCACCCACTCCCTCAAGACCCTCATCAACAAGTAA